In Humulus lupulus chromosome 7, drHumLupu1.1, whole genome shotgun sequence, the following are encoded in one genomic region:
- the LOC133791363 gene encoding uncharacterized protein LOC133791363: MDNITSLVQYGGNWNENNEYQGYTMSGILIPPNCSLDNLVNLIKKEIKEKTATIEVSYQVEKGTPPMKVVTDNSVLFFLEINKKVATKITDLPLCVTIIQESNNENDLLLLANQKATAEEMEVGTLLMQANQASINEQMLLEEGMSSTTNEGTNVSYIPHFAEEVADFIIEDNTKRKKKLDEIQLVISDYRVNTIEQGQIYKDKNTVKSALSYYAMLHNFQFKTKGSEPREYLVTCVDEKCNWLVRASKYRNQDLFKVRKCNPNHTCSVEIVLEDHRQAKSIVVGELIKNKYKSIKRNYTPNDIMNDMNDDFGVTMGYTKAWRSREKALRLVRGNPDDSYQKLPIYLYMLKKANPGTITHLLTDKEDRFKYLYIAFSNSIKGWRYLRPIIVVDGTFLKNAHGGTLFSASTLDSNNNIFVLAFGIADSENDNSWLWFFSKLRETYGEPEGLAIVSDRHKSIDNAVHMVYPNAFHGACMFHLLNNLKGKYGSHGEELQMKFIAAAKAYTQTECENYMKGLDRIDRRIRPYLEKAKYETWARSYSPTKRYTMMTSNIAESLNAALKAARNLPIDILVECLRSLVQKWVWNNSNNANGTFTKVSTATENELRHDIVSKMKYEVLPFNTIEYQVRDQKGINFTVNIHNRTCTCNRFQEDEIPCGHAVAVIAKRNLSVYDYCAKFYRTETLKALYQENVHPLPHKDEWNLPQHLDILVLPPNSTIPAGRPRKKRIRSKGENNVIITCGKCAQPGHNRKTCRNPPFQKPNKQKKPKT; this comes from the exons ATGGACAATATTACTTCtttggttcaatatggaggcaattGGAATGAAAACAACGAGTACCAAGGATACACAATGTCTGGGATATTAATACCACCAAATTGTTCTCTTGACAACTTGGTGAATCTGATAAAAAAGGAGATAAAGGAAAAAACAGCAACTATTGAAGTTTCTTATCAAGTAGAAAAAGGAACACCACCAATGAAGGTTGTAACAGACAATTCAGTGTTGTTCTTcctggaaataaataaaaaagttgcTACTAAAATAACAGACTTACCATTGTGTGTCACTATAATTCAAGAatcaaacaatgaaaatgaccTTCTTCTACTAGCAAATCAGAAAGCTACAGCAGAAGAAATGGAGGTGGGGACATTATTAATGCAAGCAAATCAAGCTTCCATCAATGAACAAATGTTACTTGAAGAAGGAATGTCAAGCACAACAAATGAGGGCACAAATGTGTCATACATACCCCATTTTGCTGAAGAAGTAGCTGATTTCATAATTGAGGacaatacaaaaagaaaaaagaagttggaTGAAATCCAACTAGTAATATCTGATTACAGAGTGAACACAATAGAGCAAGGACAAATTTACAAGGATAAGAACACAGTCAAATCAGCCCTTAGCTACTATGCAATGCTGCATAACTTCCAGTTCAAAACAAAAGGATCAGAACCTAGAGAGTACCTAGTTACTTGCGTAGATGAAAAATGCAACTGGTTGGTGAGAGCATCTAAGTACAGAAATCAAGATTTATTCAAGGTACGGAAATGCAATCCAAATCACACTTGCTCTGTTGAAATTGTTTTGGAAGACCATAGGCAAGCAAAAAGCATCGTAGTTGGGGAattaataaagaataagtacaagtCAATCAAAAGAAATTACACTCCAAATGACATCATGAATGATATGAATGATGACTTTGGAGTAACTATGGGATACACAAAAGCATGGAGATCAAGAGAGAAAGCTTTGCGTCTAGTAAGAGGGAACCCCGATGATTCATATCAGAAGTTGCCAATATATCTTTACATGTTGAAAAAAGCAAATCCAGGAACAATAACACACCTACTCACAGACAAGGAAGATAGATTCAAATACCTATACATAGctttctctaactcaatcaagggttggagatacttgaggcctataattgttgttgatggaacttttTTGAAAAATGCACATGGTGGTACCCTGTTTTCAGCATCAACGTTAGATTCAAACAACAACATTTTCGTGTTGGCTTTTGGAATAGCAGACTCCGAAAATGATAACTCATGGCTATGGTTCTTCTCCAAACTGCGAGAAACCTATGGAGAACCCGAAG GATTGGCTATAGTTTCTGACAGACATAAGAGCATAGACAATGCAGTACATATGGTGTACCCAAATGCTTTCCATGGAGCTTGCATGTTTCACTTACTCAATAATTTGAAAGGCAAGTATGGGAGCCATGGAGAAGAACTACAAATGAAATTCATTGCAGCAGCAAAAGCATACACACAGACAGaatgtgaaaactacatgaaaggCCTTGATAGAATTGATAGACGCATTAGGCCCTATTTAGAAAAAGCCAAGTATGAAACTTGGGCAAGATCATACTCGCCAACAAAAAGATACACCATGATGACATCCAACATCGCAGAATCACTCAACGCTGCACTAAAAGCTGCAAGAAATCTCCCCATTGATATCTTGGTTGAATGCCTTAGAAGTTTGGTTCAAAAGTGGGTTTGGAACAACTCAAATAATGCAAATGGAACATTCACAAAAGTCTCTACAGCAACAGAAAATGAATTGAGACATGACATTGTTTCAAAAATGAAGTATGAG GTCTTGCCTTTCAACACAATAGAATACCAAGTTCGTGATCAAAAGGGGATAAATTTCACAGTAAATATACATAATAGAACATGCACTTGCAATAGGTTCCAAGAAGATGAAATACCTTGTGGCCATGCAGTAGCTGTCATTGCAAAAAGAAACTTGAGTGTCTATGATTATTGTGCAAAATTCTACAGAACAGAAACGTTGAAAgcattgtatcaagaaaatgttcATCCTTTGCCCCATAAAGATGAATGGAATCTCCCACAACACTTGGACATACTAGTGCTGCCTCCAAATTCAACAATCCCTGCAGGAAGACCAAGAAAGAAACGAATAAGATCAAAAGGGGAAAATAACGTAATAATCACCTGTGGGAAATGTGCACAACCAGGACATAACAGGAAGACTTGCAGGAATCCTCCATTTCAGAAGCCAAATAAACAGAAAAAGCCAAAGACATAG